ACCAATGAAATTTGCAGTGGCAGCGTTCTGTCTGTACCGTCTTGAACTGGTCGTAGCCTCGGCCGCAGCACATGAGCTCACAGCCATCCATGCCTTCCGAGGTCTTATTGCAGAGGCGGCCCTGCGTGCCCAGGGACCCCGTGCTCTCGTTGCGCACACAGTAGTCCGGGCTCGGGTCGATGTAGACCAGGTCCTGGGTTGTGGGGATATTGAAGCGGTTATTCACCAGCACCAGTTTGCCCCGGCTGTTGAGTTTCATAGCAGCAGCACTGTCGTATTTCTCCTTCAGGGCATCCCCAACTTTCCGGAAATCAGCCAGCTGCAGCCAACAGGTCTTCAGACTGCAGGAACCGGACACCCCATGGCACTTGCAGGCCACATCTGCCAAGTTATAGACCgtctgggaaaggagaaagaaaggcagagacaggaagggaggaagaggaaggaaggaaggaagg
This genomic interval from Gracilinanus agilis isolate LMUSP501 unplaced genomic scaffold, AgileGrace unplaced_scaffold22156, whole genome shotgun sequence contains the following:
- the LOC123254438 gene encoding protein Wnt-5a, which translates into the protein TVYNLADVACKCHGVSGSCSLKTCWLQLADFRKVGDALKEKYDSAAAMKLNSRGKLVLVNNRFNIPTTQDLVYIDPSPDYCVRNESTGSLGTQGRLCNKTSEGMDGCELMCCGRGYDQFKTVQTERCHCKFHWCCYVKCKKCTEIVDQFVCK